The Engystomops pustulosus chromosome 9, aEngPut4.maternal, whole genome shotgun sequence genome includes a window with the following:
- the LOC140077481 gene encoding olfactory receptor 1L4-like: MDLRNVTHMSFTLLGLSEKPSLQLPLFSFFMGAYILCILGNVLILTLITTQSPLHTPMYFLLGNLSCVDICLTSITVPRVLASLLSQDMSISYHGCFTQVFLFHMVGNMDSFLLAVMALDRYAAICHPLHYAIIMRKRTSIIFLASSWITVSLHSSLYTTIISTLPYCRWIIHHYFCDVPAMLLLSCTETSTQQMVVFCSASIIVTTPMLIILCSYVLIIRAVLKLQSSDGRRRTFSTCSSHLTVVVLFYSSVIFMYFRPSLLYSASYDRAISVVYSVITPMLNPFIYSLRNKEVRNAVNRVIHYIKFAKMDKNIT, from the coding sequence ATGGATCTAAGGAATGTAACCCACATGAGCTTCACCCTGCTGGGCCTCTCGGAGAAACCATCTCTCCAATTACCCCTTTTCTCTTTTTTCATGGGAGCCTACATCCTCTGTATTCTGGGCAATGTCTTGATCCTTACGCTCATCACCACTCAGTCTCCGCTCCATACCCCAATGTACTTCTTGTTGGGGAACCTTTCCTGCGTAGATATTTGCTTGACCTCCATCACCGTCCCACGGGTTCTTGCCAGCCTCCTCTCCCAGGACATGTCCATATCATATCATGGTTGCTTCACTCAGGTCTTCCTCTTCCACATGGTGGGTAACATGGACAGCTTTCTGTTGGCTGTCATGGCCTTAGACAGATATGCTGCCATCTGTCACCCATTGCATTATGCCATCATCATGCGAAAAAGGACAAGTATCATTTTTCTGGCTTCCTCGTGGATTACAGTGAGTCTTCACTCATCTCTGTACACCACCATCATCTCTACACTTCCGTACTGTCGTTGGATCATTCACCACTACTTCTGCGATGTGCCGGCCATGTTGTTACTGTCCTGCACAGAAACATCTACTCAGCAGATGGTTGTCTTCTGCTCAGCCTcaataatagtcaccacacccaTGCTGATCATCCTGTGCTCTTACGTTCTCATCATCCGAGCTGTGCTGAAACTACAAAGTTCTGATGGCCGCCGCCGAACCTTCTCTACATGTTCCTCCCACTTGACTGTTGTTGTCCTCTTCTACAGCTCagttatttttatgtactttcGCCCAAGTTTATTGTATTCGGCAAGTTATGATCGTGCCATAAGTGTGGTCTATAGCGTCATCACACCAATGCTGAACCCGTTTATATACAGCTTGAGGAACAAGGAGGTCAGAAATGCTGTAAATAGAGTTATACATTATATAAAGTTTGCAAAAATGGATAAAAACATAACCTGA